In a genomic window of Suricata suricatta isolate VVHF042 chromosome 12, meerkat_22Aug2017_6uvM2_HiC, whole genome shotgun sequence:
- the PGPEP1 gene encoding pyroglutamyl-peptidase 1 isoform X2, whose amino-acid sequence MATAVTLEKCGHNKGYKGLDNCRFCPGSQCCVEDGPESIDSIIDMDAVCKRVTTLGLDVSVTISQDAGRYLCDFTYYMSLYQSHGRSAFVHVPPLGKPYNADQLGRALRAIIEEMLDVLEQSEGKISCHHKH is encoded by the exons ATGGCGACCGCGGTCACACTGGAGAAGTGTGGGCATAACAAGGGCTACAAGGGGCTGGACAACTGCCGCTTCTGCCCCGGCTCCCAGTGCTGCGTGGAGGACGGGCCTGAAAGCATCGACTCCATCATCGACATGGACGCTGTATGTAAAAGGGTCACCACGCTGGGCTTGGACGTGTCCGTGACCATCTCCCAAGATGCCGGCAG GTACCTCTGCGACTTCACCTACTACATGTCTCTGTACCAGAGTCACGGCCGCTCAGCCTTCGTTCACGTGCCCCCGCTGGGCAAGCCGTACAACGCAGACCAGCTGGGCAGGGCGCTGCGGGCCATCATCGAGGAGATGCTGGACGTCCTGGAGCAGTCAGAAGGCAAAATCAGCTGTCACCACAAACACTGA